In Eucalyptus grandis isolate ANBG69807.140 chromosome 4, ASM1654582v1, whole genome shotgun sequence, the following proteins share a genomic window:
- the LOC104443094 gene encoding crooked neck-like protein 1, whose translation MAESDRTLGYLTRRDTEVKLPRPTRVKNKTPAPIQITAEQILREARERQEAEIRPPKQKITDPSELGDYRLRKRKEFEDLIRRVRWNVSVWVKYAQWEESQKDFNRARSVWERALEVDYRNHTLWLKYVDMEMKNKFINHARNVWDRAVSLLPRVDQLWYKYIHMEEKLGNVAGARQIFERWMSWVPDQQGWLSYIKFELRYNEIERGRGIYERFMQCHPKVSAWIKYAKFEMKNGEVARARHVYERAVEKFADDDEAEMLFVAFAEFEERCKETERARCIYKFALDHIPKGRAEDLYRKFVAFEKQYGDREGIEDAIVGKRRFQYEDEVKKNPLNYDTWFDYIRLEESVGNKERVREVYERAIANVPPAEEKRYWQRYIYLWINYALYEELDAEDMERTRDVYRECLKLIPHQKFSFAKIWLLAAQFEIRQMSLTGARQILGNAIGRAPKDKIFKKYIEIELQLGNIDRCRKLYEKYLEWSPENCYAWSKYAELEISLGETDRARAIFELAIAQPALDMPELLWKAYIDFEISEGEFQQTRELYERLLDRTKHLKVWISYAKFEATAIDALNSDLQEEQLQSQLLEQKRECVQHARRVFERAINYFRTTAPELKEERAMLLEEWLNMESSFGELGDVGVVQPKLPKKLKKRRQILAEDGPAGYEEYIDYMFPEETQTTNFKILEAAYKWKKQKLASDDD comes from the exons ATGGCGGAATCGGACCGGACTCTGGGGTACCTGACCCGGCGGGACACGGAGGTGAAGCTCCCGCGTCCCACCCGGGTCAAGAACAAGACCCCGGCCCCGATCCAGATCACCGCCGAGCAGATCCTCCGGGAGGCCCGGGAGCGGCAGGAGGCCGAGATCCGCCCCCCGAAGCAGAAGATCACCGACCCCTCCGAGCTCGGCGACTACCGCCTCCGGAAGCGCAAGGAGTTCGAGGACCTCATCCGCCGCGTCCGATGGAACGTCAGCGTGTGGGTGAAGTACGCCCAGTGGGAGGAATCCCAGAAGGACTTCAACCGGGCGCGCTCCGTCTGGGAGCGCGCCCTCGAGGTCGACTACCGGAACCACACCCTGTGGCTGAAGTACGTGGATATGGAGATGAAGAACAAGTTCATCAATCACGCCCGGAATGTGTGGGACCGCGCGGTGTCGCTCTTGCCCCGGGTCGATCAGCTGTGGTATAAGTATATACACATGGAGGAGAAGCTGGGCAATGTAGCCGGAGCGAGGCAGATTTTCGAGAGGTGGATGAGTTGGGTGCCGGACCAGCAAGGTTGGTTGTCTTATATTAAGTTCGAGCTTCGGTACAACGAGATTGAGCGCGGGAGGGGGATTTACGAGAGGTTCATGCAGTGCCACCCTAAGGTCAGTGCTTGGATTAAGTACGCGAAATTCGAAATGAAGAATGGAGAGGTAGCTAGAGCTAGGCATGTGTATGAGAGAGCGGTGGAGAAATTCGCTGATGATGACGAAGCGGAGATGTTGTTTGTGGCATTCGCGGAATTTGAGGAGCGCTGTAAGGAGACCGAGAGGGCGAGGTGCATATATAAGTTTGCGTTAGATCATATTCCAAAAGGAAGGGCAGAGGATTTGTATAGAAAATTTGTAGCTTTTGAAAAGCAGTACGGAGATAGGGAAGGGATTGAGGATGCTATTGTGGGTAAGAGGAGATTTCAGTATGAGGATGAGGTCAAAAAGAATCCGTTGAATTATGATACATGGTTCGATTACATTCGCTTGGAAGAAAGTGTGGGCAATAAAGAGAGGGTTAGGGAGGTTTATGAGCGTGCAATCGCCAACGTGCCACCTGCTGAGGAGAAGCGGTACTGGCAACGCTATATCTATTTGTG GATTAATTATGCATTGTATGAAGAGCTTGATGCTGAAGATATGGAGCGTACACGAGATGTATACAG AGAGTGTCTCAAACTGATTCCTCACCagaaattttcatttgccaaaattTGGCTCTTAGCGGCTCAATTTGAGATTAGACAAATGAGTCTTACGGGTGCAAGGCAGATCCTAGGCAATGCAATTGGCAGAGCTCCTAAAGATAAG atatttaaaaaatacatCGAGATAGAGCTGCAACTCGGCAACATAGATCGATGCCGAAAACTATATGAGAAATACTTGGAGTGGTCTCCAGAGAACTGTTATGCTTGGAGCAAGTATGCTGAATTGGAGATATCCTTAGGCGAAACTGACCGAGCTAGAGCCATTTTTGAATTAGCGATTGCACAGCCTGCACTTGACATGCCTGAACTGCTATGGAAG GCATACATTGATTTTGAGATTTCTGAGGGTGAATTTCAACAAACAAGAGAGCTATATGAGAGATTATTAGATCGGACTAAGCACCTGAAAGTGTGGATCAGCTATGCTAAGTTTGAGGCGACAGCTATCGATGCCCTTAATTCAGATTTGCAAGAAGAACAATTGCAATCACAGCTGTTGGAACAGAAAAGGGAATGCGTACAGCATGCCAGAA GAGTCTTTGAAAGAGCCATTAATTACTTCAGAACGACAGCTCCTGAACTTAAAGAAGAAAGGGCAATGCTATTGGAGGAGTGGTTAAACATGGAGAGCAGTTTTGGCGAACTTGGTGATGTTGGCGTTGTCCAGCCTAAACTGccaaagaagctgaagaagaggagGCAGATTTTGGCTGAGGACGGTCCAGCTGG GTATGAGGAGTACATAGACTACATGTTCCCTGAAGAGACCCAGAccacaaatttcaaaatcttgGAAGCTGCTTACAAatggaagaagcaaaagcttgcTTCGGACGATGATTAG